A single Limanda limanda chromosome 19, fLimLim1.1, whole genome shotgun sequence DNA region contains:
- the zgc:114119 gene encoding mediator of RNA polymerase II transcription subunit 30-like gives MAASLPQKPAMGGMPPQQQQPHLPPGAASAQGQQPMPPQGALREISPVFLCRIGQETVQDIVTRTMEIFQITRATQLPNGVTQSQAMYQDRFGKLQEHLRQLALLFRKLRLLYERCVEMTSDLQEGPAELVPYVGDELVTVRVEPCGTVVNQERKQVLEKVRQKNHEMKVLMDQMRNLLWDVNAMLTHRK, from the exons ATGGCAGCTTCCTTACCTCAGAAGCCGGCGATGGGGGGGAtgcccccccagcagcagcagccccacCTGCCGCCCGGCGCTGCCTCGGCCCAGGGGCAACAGCCCATGCCCCCCCAGGGAGCCCTGAGAGAGATCTCCCCGGTGTTCCTCTGTCGGATCGGACAGGAGACCGTCCAGGATATTGTGACCCGCACCATGGAGATCTTCCAGATCACACGAGCCACGCAA CTCCCTAACGGTGTGACTCAGAGTCAGGCCATGTACCAGGATCGCTTTGGGAAGTTGCAGGAACACCTCCGGCAGCTGGCCCTGCTCTTCCGAAAGCTCCGGCTCCTGTATGAACGCTGCGTGgagatgacctctgacctgcaggagGGGCCAGCAGAG CTTGTGCCGTACGTTGGAGATGAGCTGGTTACTGTCAGAGTGGAGCCGTGCGGTACTGTTGTCAaccaggagagaaaacaagttcTAGAG AAAGTGCGTCAGAAGAACCACGAGATGAAGGTTCTGATGGATCAGATGAGGAACCTGCTGTGGGACGTCAACGCCATGCTGACGCACAGGAAATGA